In Engraulis encrasicolus isolate BLACKSEA-1 chromosome 2, IST_EnEncr_1.0, whole genome shotgun sequence, the sequence AAACACGTCAAAATCCAAAAATGTACAAGGACTTCAAGCACCCGCGGTAACCCTGTGCACATTTATATCATAAAGGGTTGGCTATGACATGCAGCCTGGAGGATACGAGTGTCATTATCACATTCCTTGCATAGACAGAGGACAGAAATAGAAGAATAAGGGGGTTAAAGAATGCAGATGTGTGCCATTGATCTATgccatacatactgtagatataAGCAGGGTTCTAaagtaacaccagccaaatgcaggtgaaaattcagtttggctggtaaaaaagaaCCCCAACGCTGAATCCCCACACACAGCGAACTGCCAGGCGGAAAATCACCCCTAAGCCAAAAGCAGTGACGAAACAGGTACGGACAAATACGTACCTTCTCTACAACAAAGCGGGCTCTCTCTGCTTCCTGCTGTGCCACCTGCTTCATCTCCACAGCCTCTGTAAACTCCTTACCGAATGTTAAGTGCGtctggggagagagacacacagagagagagacagagaaagagagcgagagacagagagagaaagagagaggtgaaacATGACTCAAGTCTATCAGACAAACCCATGTCAAACAAAACCAAGCAGCGTCATGCGACACAGGTAACAGAGTTAAAGGTAACAGAGCAGACGCTGGTACTTAACTTAGAATTTAAAGAGCTTAACCTTAACATTAGGGCTGCATGATATTATGAGCAATGCTAAGCACTGCAGTATACAGTAAAACAAGACACAAGGGAGCCCTTACCAGAGACACATCGTCCAGAATAAGGCCAAATGTGGATGCGCGCTCCGTGAGGTCTTCACTGACTTGCCTTGACACCAACTCTCTCTGTGTGATCAGCTCCCCTGCATCAAACCgggcctacatgcacacacacacacacacaagaacacacataaTTAGTATGTTGCAAAAGTAGTATGTACTGAGTACTGACATACCATTTAAAATCTATCAAATACTGTTTAAGGACCGTCTCAACAGTTAACATTTCTTCATGTATGTATTCAAGTACATTTACCCTTAGAGATGTTTCGTTAGAACGGATTAAGACATTTATTACAGCAGAGTTATGAAAAATCACAGACACCACTAAATGCTGATGTGCAATTTAGTTTTAATTTCCCCTTAGCAGGACTGTAgtactcaagtccgtttttttatggacttggactcgTCTTGGACTCGCTACCAattggactctgacttgtcttggactcggacactgttcttgccaaattaagctttaAGACTCGACTGGGTCcgtctttattttgtttagaacattGGCTACCCTTAATTCTAGAGTGGAGtttgaaatccaacaacatacaagtttgtctACACATCCATAGCATatgggttaccttcaaacattggctttattgatattcatccttttcattgtttaacactgaccgacatgtgactcggactcgaATATTTTTGGACtctgtcttgtctcggactcaaacctctttggactcggacttgactattctggtcttggacttgtcttggactctacaacggtggacttgactacagccccgCCCCTTAGTAGCTCGTTTCAGCCTGACCACCATGGTAATGGTCATAGGAATTGAAATGAATACAAACACCTACTTCAGAACTTCTTGCTCTCTACAATGTTGAGCATTCTTTGCAAAGACATCTACACATGACCTGACactgcccttgaacaaggcatctGACCACACATTTCAGGGGGCTGTCTCTGAACCTGAAAAAACTAAGTCACTCCACTTAAAATAAGTATGAcagcaaagtgcaatgtaaagtaaTACCGTCTTTGATCGTGTGGCGGCTCAAAAAGAAAAACCTGTGCACATTCACAAGTCATCCCCATAAACTCCCTGACCTTGGAGCAGAGCAGACATCAGAGATGTCAAAGGCTATCGATATGTCACTCACCACGACGGCCTTGAGCACTTCAGTGGTGATGGAGGGCAGCACCCTCTCGTCGTAGTCCTCGCCGATGCTCATGAAGATGCGAGGGAGCTGGTTGGCCACTGGCCGGAACAGAATCCTCAGGGTGATGTTCACGTTCTGCAAATCTGCAAGGGCATCACAGATGGTCAGaagtagacacacgcacacacacatgcatagtaaGTAGACAGGAAGATACAGATAGGGATtgatatggagagagacagatacattaTAAACATAAGCATAGTTTGTagccagagacacagacaggtagagagagagagagagagagagagagagagagagagagagagagagagagagagagaaacttgcgATCGGACTGCATCCACAATGGGATGAGAGAATATGACAGTTGAATGTGGTGTGGCTTGTGACTTGTACCTTTGCTACCAGTGATGACAGGGACATTACGGGGACGGGACCTGCAGTCGAAGATGATTGGCTTCTGGACCCAAGGGATCACAAAATGTGTCCCCTCCCCCATCACGGCCTCCTGCACCCCCCGAAAACGGTCAAAGATGACAGCCCTGTGACCCGCATcgactgaaacacacaaacacagacgcaaaaAAAGGATCTCAAACACGGATGCTTTCCCCCAGATGATAAACACTCAGACAGAAGTGTTGCTCAGGTAACATGAAGACTTGTGGAACTACCGAAATTCATTTTGACTCAAAGCCTGCTGACAAACATAGGGGACCGCCTGTATAAGCTAGCTAGACGGTCTAACTTCGCAATCAATGCTGGAGGATGTCACCTCCTTAAAATCACTATGTTCCATTATTAAACACTATGTTTCATTAGTTGCGCATATTTAAATTCTGCTGAATTTCAACCTTGGCAGAGGTCAAGATGCATCCAAAATCTTGCAAGCGGTCAGACATAAACTCACCATTGAAAAGAGCGGAGTTCACCACACCTCCACCGACGGCTAGGGCCAGCCCTAATTTTCCAATGGACTCGAACAATTTCGCCATGGCACGGAATAATCAGCCCTGTGGGTAAACAAGACAGGACGGGAAGGATAAGATttcatttcagaaaatactgcatgtagtttttatttatatatatatatatatattgctacACAGTTAATTGCATGGAACCATGCGCAATGGGAGTTCCTTTGAAACACACTTGATAGTATTTGCGGATTCATTCTATGGCCTTGGCAGTTGGCACCACCACATGCAGTCAGACCATGCGATGGAGAACAAACGCAGATAACCCTTCACCTTCAAATCCATTTCTGTGTCCATTATAGCACTGTCTTTACTTAGCCAGTCAACAAAGCACCTTGGCCAATTTCATAATGTACTGGGTCCGTGCTAGTTGATGTAAACTAAGCTAGCATGGAAGACATCTCAGAACTTGGTGTTATTCAATCTTCCAATAACGTGTGAGCACGCCGGTTAACCGACAGAGTTGTCATTTCTGATATACTACACACATAGCTGAATTAGACAGTTTCAAACATCCATGTCCAAAGTCAATATTTCTATGTTATATTGCCACTTACCTAAAGCCTTGCAGATACAGTATGACCTCCACCGGACTCGCGACgttacacacacatgaaaagttCACACTACAGGGCATGCGCAAAACTCCCAGTGACCGTTTCTGCTATTGGTCAGAATAACTCTGTGGTAAGTGAGCGTGATGTGTATTTACAAATCCCATTGGTCTGCTTAAAGTGCACAGTGCATGATGGGTTATGAAGTTTTTTGTGGGTATACCCAGGTGGTTTTTGTCCAATTGAAATTCGCAACTTGATTACATGACTTGCAGACCATCCATGCCAAGTAAATGTAGCTATTTGGCATAGACCTTGATGTCCAATGTGTGTAGGTGTTTTTGATTACTGATGACAATAGCTGGTGTTGAAAATTAATATTTTGGAACAAAGATATGACCTACTGCGTGTTCTATCAAACACATAGATATGGAC encodes:
- the phb gene encoding prohibitin, yielding MAKLFESIGKLGLALAVGGGVVNSALFNVDAGHRAVIFDRFRGVQEAVMGEGTHFVIPWVQKPIIFDCRSRPRNVPVITGSKDLQNVNITLRILFRPVANQLPRIFMSIGEDYDERVLPSITTEVLKAVVARFDAGELITQRELVSRQVSEDLTERASTFGLILDDVSLTHLTFGKEFTEAVEMKQVAQQEAERARFVVEKAEQQKQAAIISAEGDSQAALLIANSLMEAGDGLVELRKLEAAEDIAFQLSRSRNVTYLPSGQGTLLQLPQ